In Massilia forsythiae, one DNA window encodes the following:
- the thiC gene encoding phosphomethylpyrimidine synthase ThiC has protein sequence MNADPKFLSTHATVDAAAVAPLPNSRKVYVAGSRPDLRVPMREIHQSDTPASFGFEPNPPVWVYDTSGPYTDPQASIDIRSGLACPRAGWIRERGDTEALAGPTSAYGLERLNDPKLAELRFQLHRKPRRALPGRNVTQMHYARQGIVTPEMEFVAIRENLRRQEYLRTLADAGPTGQRMAALLGRQHPGQSFGASIPAEITPEFVRDEIARGRAILPANINHPESEPMIIGRNFLVKINANIGNSAVTSSIGEEVEKMTWAIRWGGDTVMDLSTGKHIHETREWIIRNSPVPIGTVPLYQALEKVHGKAEELTWEIYRDTLIEQAEQGVDYFTIHAGVRLPFVPMTANRLTGIVSRGGSIMAKWCLAHHKESFLYTRFDEICEIMKAYDVAFSLGDGLRPGSIYDANDEAQLAELKTLGELTQIAWRHDVQTMIEGPGHVPLHMVKENMDLQLEQCHEAPFYTLGPLTTDIAPGYDHITSGIGAANIGWYGTAMLCYVTPKEHLGLPDKNDVKDGIITYKIAAHAADLAKGHPGAQIRDNALSKARFEFRWADQFNLGLDPDKARAFHDETLPKESSKVAHFCSMCGPHFCSMKITQEVRDYAARQGIAEPGAALAQGMQVKAVEFMRRGAELYHKE, from the coding sequence TTGAACGCCGATCCGAAATTCCTTTCCACCCACGCCACGGTCGATGCCGCGGCCGTCGCACCGCTGCCGAATTCGCGCAAGGTCTACGTTGCCGGCAGCCGGCCCGACCTGCGCGTGCCGATGCGCGAGATCCACCAGTCCGATACGCCCGCCTCGTTCGGCTTCGAACCGAATCCGCCGGTGTGGGTCTACGACACCTCCGGCCCGTACACCGATCCGCAAGCCAGCATCGACATCCGTTCCGGCCTGGCCTGCCCGCGCGCCGGATGGATCCGCGAGCGCGGCGACACCGAAGCGCTGGCCGGCCCGACGTCGGCCTACGGCCTCGAACGGCTGAACGATCCGAAGCTGGCCGAATTGCGCTTCCAGCTGCACCGCAAGCCGCGCCGCGCCCTGCCCGGCCGTAACGTCACGCAGATGCACTACGCGCGCCAGGGCATCGTCACGCCCGAGATGGAATTCGTGGCGATCCGCGAAAACCTGCGCCGCCAGGAATACCTGCGCACGCTGGCCGATGCCGGTCCCACCGGCCAGCGCATGGCGGCGCTGCTGGGCCGCCAGCATCCGGGCCAGTCGTTCGGCGCCAGCATTCCGGCCGAGATCACGCCGGAATTCGTGCGCGACGAAATCGCGCGCGGGCGCGCCATCCTGCCGGCCAACATCAACCACCCGGAATCGGAACCGATGATCATCGGCCGCAACTTCCTCGTCAAGATCAACGCCAACATCGGCAACTCGGCGGTCACCTCGTCGATCGGCGAGGAAGTCGAAAAGATGACCTGGGCGATCCGCTGGGGCGGCGATACCGTGATGGACCTGTCGACCGGCAAGCACATCCACGAAACGCGCGAATGGATCATCCGTAACAGTCCGGTTCCGATCGGCACCGTGCCGCTGTACCAGGCGCTGGAAAAGGTCCATGGCAAGGCCGAGGAACTCACCTGGGAAATCTATCGCGACACCCTGATCGAACAGGCCGAGCAAGGCGTCGACTACTTCACCATCCACGCCGGCGTGCGCCTGCCCTTCGTGCCGATGACGGCGAACCGCCTGACCGGCATCGTCTCGCGCGGCGGCTCGATCATGGCCAAGTGGTGCCTGGCACATCACAAGGAATCCTTCCTGTACACGCGTTTCGACGAGATCTGCGAAATCATGAAGGCCTACGACGTCGCCTTCAGCCTGGGCGACGGCCTGCGCCCCGGCTCGATCTACGACGCCAACGACGAAGCGCAGCTGGCCGAGCTGAAGACGCTGGGCGAACTCACGCAAATCGCCTGGCGCCACGACGTGCAGACCATGATCGAAGGGCCGGGCCACGTACCGCTGCACATGGTCAAGGAAAACATGGACCTGCAGCTGGAGCAGTGCCACGAAGCGCCCTTCTACACGCTGGGACCGCTGACCACCGACATCGCGCCCGGCTACGACCACATCACCTCCGGCATCGGCGCCGCCAACATCGGCTGGTACGGCACAGCCATGCTGTGCTACGTGACGCCCAAGGAACACCTCGGCCTGCCCGACAAGAACGACGTCAAGGACGGCATCATCACGTACAAGATAGCGGCGCACGCGGCCGACCTGGCCAAGGGCCATCCGGGCGCGCAGATCCGCGACAACGCGCTGTCGAAGGCGCGCTTCGAGTTCCGTTGGGCCGACCAGTTCAACCTGGGACTGGACCCGGACAAGGCGCGCGCCTTCCACGACGAGACGCTGCCCAAGGAGTCGAGCAAGGTGGCGCACTTCTGCTCGATGTGCGGCCCGCATTTCTGCTCGATGAAGATCACGCAGGAGGTGCGCGACTACGCCGCCAGGCAGGGCATCGCCGAACCCGGCGCCGCGCTGGCGCAGGGCATGCAAGTGAAAGCGGTGGAATTCATGCGCCGCGGCGCCGAGCTGTATCACAAGGAGTAA
- a CDS encoding PhoX family protein encodes MNANTDLSRRRLLGFLGASPMLPLSAGGMGALLAACGGSDHDAGTGPVATTPATPAVTLASVSFGAMTAPTMANAAAMATTSVASTMTATFSDSSKLDFKLSYQPFFITGDQVPNGSGGTILAGGYYDINNKPIVDTSVAGKERQFFSDSPDGTSLLTVPNASVAGVKGNTVFAVVQFEYTTWAQDGKTDMYGKLPAPIAVLTLDQDKTTGKLSLVKYHNVDTSSVNGLWITCGASLSPWGTHLSSEEYEPNAFTAATDAQFRAYSKNLYGDETKANPYNYGHLPEITVNTDGTASIKKHYCMGRISHELVQVLGDNRTVLMGDDATNSGYFVFVADKEKDLSAGTLYVARVGSGFSLDPAAASAPLTWIKLGAASSAEIRALAASVKPADIMDVRTADPQDASYTKVAANGRIEWLKLMPGMEKAAAFLETHRYAALVGASMGFTKMEGTTVNLKDKIAYSALQNCQSSMVAGNALNVAGNGISIPKALNAGAVMMLNLKGGQKDTAGNAIDSDWMPADTKALLTGEDIAADALGNTGNPDRVANPDNLKFSEKMRTLFIGEDSSQHVNNFLWAYNVDSKQLSRILSVPAGGESTGLHAVDDINGWTYIMSNFQHAGDWGGIHAGVKTTLDPLIRANYKDKFGAAVGYLTGELAQFKLAKA; translated from the coding sequence GCCGCGTGCGGCGGCAGCGACCATGATGCCGGTACCGGCCCGGTGGCCACCACGCCGGCCACGCCGGCCGTCACGCTGGCCAGCGTCAGCTTCGGCGCGATGACCGCGCCGACCATGGCCAACGCCGCGGCGATGGCCACGACCTCGGTGGCATCGACCATGACGGCCACCTTCAGCGACAGCAGCAAGCTCGATTTCAAGCTTTCCTATCAACCGTTCTTCATCACCGGCGACCAGGTCCCGAACGGCAGCGGCGGCACCATCCTGGCCGGCGGCTACTACGACATCAACAACAAGCCGATCGTCGACACCAGCGTCGCTGGTAAAGAGCGCCAGTTCTTCTCGGACTCACCGGACGGCACCTCGCTGCTGACCGTGCCGAACGCCAGCGTCGCCGGCGTCAAGGGCAATACCGTGTTCGCCGTGGTGCAGTTCGAGTACACCACCTGGGCGCAGGACGGCAAGACCGACATGTACGGCAAGCTGCCGGCGCCGATCGCGGTGCTGACGCTGGACCAGGACAAGACCACCGGCAAACTCAGCCTGGTGAAGTACCACAACGTCGATACTTCCAGCGTGAACGGCCTGTGGATCACCTGCGGCGCCAGCCTGTCGCCGTGGGGCACCCACCTGTCGAGCGAGGAGTACGAGCCGAACGCTTTCACCGCCGCCACCGACGCCCAATTCCGCGCCTACAGCAAGAACCTGTACGGCGACGAGACGAAGGCGAATCCGTACAACTACGGCCACCTGCCCGAAATCACGGTCAATACCGACGGCACGGCCAGCATCAAGAAGCACTACTGCATGGGCCGCATCTCGCACGAGCTGGTGCAGGTACTGGGCGACAACCGCACCGTGCTGATGGGCGACGACGCCACCAACAGCGGCTACTTCGTGTTCGTCGCCGACAAGGAAAAAGACCTGTCGGCGGGCACGCTGTACGTCGCCAGGGTCGGCAGCGGCTTTTCGCTGGACCCGGCCGCTGCTAGCGCGCCGCTCACCTGGATCAAGCTCGGCGCCGCAAGCAGCGCCGAAATCCGCGCGCTGGCGGCCTCGGTCAAGCCGGCCGACATCATGGACGTCAGGACGGCCGACCCGCAGGATGCCAGCTACACCAAAGTTGCCGCCAACGGCCGCATCGAGTGGTTGAAACTGATGCCGGGCATGGAAAAGGCGGCCGCCTTCCTGGAGACGCACCGCTACGCGGCGCTGGTCGGCGCCTCGATGGGGTTCACGAAAATGGAAGGCACCACCGTCAACCTGAAGGACAAGATCGCCTATTCGGCGCTGCAGAACTGCCAGAGCTCGATGGTGGCGGGGAATGCGCTCAACGTGGCGGGCAACGGCATCTCGATCCCGAAGGCGCTGAACGCCGGCGCGGTGATGATGCTGAACCTGAAGGGCGGCCAGAAGGACACCGCCGGCAACGCCATCGACAGCGACTGGATGCCGGCCGATACCAAGGCGCTGCTGACCGGCGAGGACATCGCCGCCGACGCGCTCGGCAACACCGGCAATCCGGACCGGGTCGCCAATCCGGACAACCTGAAATTCTCGGAAAAGATGCGCACCCTGTTCATCGGCGAGGACAGCAGCCAGCACGTCAACAATTTCCTGTGGGCATACAACGTCGACAGCAAGCAGTTGTCGCGCATCCTGTCGGTGCCGGCCGGCGGCGAATCGACCGGCCTGCACGCGGTGGACGACATCAATGGCTGGACCTACATCATGAGCAACTTCCAGCACGCCGGGGATTGGGGCGGCATCCATGCCGGGGTGAAGACCACGCTCGATCCGCTGATCCGCGCCAACTACAAGGACAAGTTCGGGGCGGCGGTGGGCTACCTGACCGGGGAGCTGGCGCAGTTCAAGCTGGCCAAGGCGTAA
- a CDS encoding MOSC domain-containing protein produces the protein MPTVSQLLLYPIKSCAGISVDAAVLHESGLAAQGVHDREWMVVTETGQFLTQREHPRMALIRPRPDGDTLRVSAPGMDDLVLPLAWRDDAPSSRVRVWDDEVEAADCGAAAGAWFTRALGLEGITPCRLARFRRDVVRPTSVKWTNGVPSQTRFADGYPLLLIGQPSLDDVNLRMRAAGRAALPMDRFRPNIVIDGLEAFEEDYVGALRTIAPAGEVVEFKPVKPCARCPIPSIDQATGIPGPDPLVIMQSFRANARLEGAVCMGMNCIVTEGAGGELRVGQALDGEIAF, from the coding sequence ATGCCCACCGTCTCCCAGCTGCTGCTGTACCCGATCAAATCCTGCGCCGGCATCTCGGTCGATGCCGCCGTGCTGCACGAATCCGGCCTGGCCGCGCAGGGCGTGCACGACCGCGAGTGGATGGTGGTGACGGAAACCGGCCAGTTCCTGACCCAGCGCGAACATCCGCGCATGGCATTGATCCGTCCGCGCCCCGACGGCGACACGCTGCGCGTGAGCGCGCCCGGCATGGACGACCTGGTGCTGCCGCTGGCCTGGCGCGACGACGCCCCGTCCAGCCGCGTGCGCGTCTGGGACGACGAGGTCGAGGCCGCCGATTGTGGCGCCGCCGCCGGCGCCTGGTTCACCCGTGCGCTCGGCCTGGAAGGCATCACCCCGTGCCGCCTGGCGCGCTTCCGGCGCGACGTGGTGCGCCCGACCAGCGTCAAGTGGACGAATGGGGTGCCGTCGCAGACGCGCTTCGCCGACGGTTATCCGCTGCTGCTGATCGGCCAGCCGTCGCTGGACGACGTCAACCTGCGCATGCGCGCCGCCGGCCGCGCTGCGCTGCCGATGGACCGCTTCCGGCCCAACATCGTGATCGACGGCCTGGAAGCCTTCGAAGAGGATTACGTGGGCGCGCTGCGCACCATTGCGCCGGCAGGCGAGGTGGTCGAGTTCAAGCCGGTGAAGCCGTGCGCGCGCTGCCCGATCCCGTCGATCGACCAGGCCACCGGCATCCCCGGCCCCGATCCGCTGGTCATCATGCAATCGTTCCGCGCCAATGCGCGCCTGGAAGGGGCGGTGTGCATGGGCATGAATTGCATCGTGACCGAAGGCGCCGGCGGCGAATTGCGCGTGGGCCAGGCGCTCGACGGCGAAATCGCGTTCTGA
- the thiS gene encoding sulfur carrier protein ThiS has protein sequence MPDIELNGAPHALPDGASLHDLVAALGLAGQALALAVNRRVVPRERWAETIPAPRDRVDVVRAIGGG, from the coding sequence GTGCCGGACATCGAACTGAACGGCGCGCCGCACGCGCTGCCCGATGGCGCCAGCCTGCACGACCTGGTGGCCGCGCTCGGCCTGGCCGGCCAGGCGCTGGCCCTGGCCGTCAACCGGCGCGTGGTGCCGCGCGAACGCTGGGCCGAGACCATCCCCGCGCCGCGCGACCGCGTGGACGTGGTGCGCGCCATCGGCGGCGGCTGA
- the pepA gene encoding flocculation-associated PEP-CTERM protein PepA, protein MNAVSKTVLACTATAAFLFAGASAGAAEFNQFTVQPVGTKAAFTADKITGNYSEVATFNGDGTFNVSLYWDAGQFVTNGGNIGLAARTTGLGTDYGLYAVYTASGTVNTVNGATTFTFVPGTGNLSLYLDLGAVTAVGATPSNGSSAFTFTGNETDVLLASGDPISGLGTLDPNLSTCGSNGINCGSVGSTTTFELTEVGKTFFVAPNPFYSLSFQSSHLNNFSPTGTQLINGSLDVVFNQSTDVPEPASLALLGLGLLGLGFARRRKS, encoded by the coding sequence ATGAACGCAGTTTCGAAAACCGTCCTGGCCTGCACCGCCACCGCCGCCTTCCTGTTCGCTGGCGCCAGCGCCGGCGCGGCCGAATTCAACCAGTTCACCGTCCAGCCGGTTGGTACCAAGGCCGCCTTTACCGCCGATAAGATCACCGGTAACTACAGCGAAGTCGCTACCTTCAACGGCGACGGCACCTTCAACGTGTCGCTGTACTGGGATGCCGGCCAGTTCGTCACCAATGGCGGCAACATCGGCTTGGCTGCCCGCACTACCGGCCTGGGCACCGACTACGGCCTGTATGCCGTGTACACCGCGTCGGGCACCGTCAACACCGTGAACGGCGCCACCACCTTCACTTTCGTGCCGGGTACCGGCAACCTGTCGCTGTACCTGGACCTCGGCGCCGTCACCGCGGTTGGCGCCACGCCGTCGAACGGCTCGAGCGCATTCACCTTCACCGGCAACGAGACCGATGTCCTGCTGGCCAGCGGCGACCCGATCTCGGGCCTGGGCACCCTGGATCCGAACCTGAGCACCTGCGGCAGCAACGGCATCAACTGCGGCAGCGTGGGTTCCACCACCACCTTCGAACTGACCGAAGTCGGCAAGACCTTCTTCGTGGCGCCGAACCCGTTCTACAGCCTGTCGTTCCAGTCGAGCCACCTGAACAACTTCAGCCCGACCGGCACCCAGCTCATCAACGGTTCGCTGGACGTGGTGTTCAACCAGAGCACCGACGTGCCGGAACCGGCTTCGCTGGCCCTGC
- the thiD gene encoding bifunctional hydroxymethylpyrimidine kinase/phosphomethylpyrimidine kinase — MGAPREAEAARAAAHESARPCVLVFAGLDPSGGAGIGADIEAIAAQGAHALPVVTALTVQDNNRVREVVPVDAALLARQALLLAEGIPVGAVKIGIVGSRDNAEAIAALVGTLRARWPALPVVLDPVLASGRGDALGRDDALASLLPLLPLATLLTPNGPEAARIGDLARACAHVLLTGGHDADHRADGAEVVNRWIGPEGARAWRWPRLPGEFHGSGCTLASSIAARLALGEPMSQALENGQRYCNQALADSYVIAPGQRIPRRIQHRGA; from the coding sequence ATGGGGGCGCCGCGGGAAGCTGAAGCAGCGCGCGCCGCCGCGCACGAATCTGCGCGCCCGTGCGTGCTGGTGTTCGCCGGGCTTGACCCGTCCGGCGGCGCCGGCATCGGCGCCGACATCGAAGCCATCGCCGCCCAGGGCGCGCACGCGCTGCCGGTGGTCACCGCGCTCACGGTGCAGGACAACAACCGCGTGCGCGAGGTGGTACCGGTGGACGCCGCCCTGCTGGCGCGCCAGGCGCTGCTGCTGGCCGAGGGCATCCCGGTGGGCGCGGTCAAGATCGGCATTGTCGGCAGCCGCGACAATGCCGAGGCGATCGCCGCGCTGGTCGGCACGCTGCGCGCGCGCTGGCCGGCGCTGCCGGTGGTGCTCGATCCGGTGCTGGCCAGCGGCCGCGGCGACGCCCTCGGGCGCGACGACGCGCTGGCCAGCCTGCTGCCGCTGCTGCCGCTGGCCACGCTGCTGACGCCGAACGGGCCGGAAGCCGCGCGCATCGGCGACCTGGCGCGCGCCTGCGCGCACGTGCTGCTGACCGGCGGCCACGATGCCGACCACCGTGCCGACGGCGCCGAGGTGGTCAACCGCTGGATCGGGCCCGAGGGCGCGCGCGCCTGGCGCTGGCCGCGCCTGCCCGGCGAATTCCACGGCAGCGGCTGCACGCTGGCGTCCAGCATCGCGGCGCGCCTGGCGCTGGGCGAACCGATGTCGCAAGCGCTGGAAAACGGCCAGCGCTACTGCAACCAGGCGCTGGCCGATTCCTACGTGATCGCCCCCGGCCAGCGCATTCCGCGCCGCATCCAGCATCGAGGAGCATGA
- a CDS encoding esterase, which produces MRHAAPGDPGPGNPAAGDPAADDTPAQVSPLVILLHGVGGTPADMAPLAALVETALPRARIAAPPAALPYDLGPHGFQWFSVDDIDEAVRPGRIAAALDAFVATVEALQRAHGAGPADTVLVGFSQGAIMALAACAQHWLAHHVVAIAGRFAPLPVCWERRTVVSLVHGRMDGVMPVAHSELAAARLAELGADVRLQLVPRGIHMLTPALLAPAVHAVLEESTFDIGRRR; this is translated from the coding sequence ATGCGGCATGCCGCGCCCGGCGATCCGGGGCCCGGCAATCCGGCGGCCGGCGATCCGGCGGCCGACGACACGCCGGCGCAGGTATCGCCACTGGTGATCCTGCTGCACGGCGTCGGCGGTACGCCAGCCGACATGGCGCCGCTCGCCGCGCTGGTCGAGACGGCCCTGCCGCGGGCGCGCATCGCCGCGCCGCCGGCCGCGCTGCCCTACGACCTCGGCCCGCACGGTTTCCAGTGGTTTTCGGTGGACGACATCGACGAGGCCGTGCGGCCGGGGCGCATCGCCGCTGCGCTGGACGCCTTTGTCGCCACCGTCGAAGCGCTCCAGCGCGCCCACGGGGCAGGTCCGGCGGACACCGTGCTGGTCGGCTTTTCGCAAGGCGCGATCATGGCGCTGGCAGCCTGCGCGCAACACTGGCTGGCGCACCATGTGGTCGCCATCGCCGGGCGCTTCGCGCCGCTTCCGGTGTGCTGGGAACGGCGCACCGTGGTCAGCCTGGTGCACGGCCGCATGGATGGCGTGATGCCGGTGGCACACAGCGAACTGGCCGCGGCGCGCCTGGCCGAACTCGGCGCCGACGTACGCCTGCAACTGGTGCCGCGCGGGATCCATATGCTGACGCCGGCGCTGCTGGCGCCGGCGGTCCATGCTGTGCTCGAAGAGTCGACATTCGATATTGGTCGAAGACGCTAG
- a CDS encoding thiazole synthase, producing the protein MNANTNATTSAARADKPLVIAGKQYRSRLLVGSGKYRDLDQTRAATEAAGADIVTVAIRRVNIGQDPHAPNLLEALPPARYTILPNTAGCYDAKDAVYTLQLARELLNGHKLVKLEVLGDDKTLFPNMPETLRAAEELVRDGFDVMVYCSDDPIQARMLEDIGCVAVMPLASLIGSGMGILNPWNLSLIIEQAKVPVLVDAGVGTASDAAIAMELGCDGVLMNSAIALAHDPVRMARAMRLAVEAGREAWLAGRMARRFAASPSSPMAGRV; encoded by the coding sequence ATGAATGCAAACACGAATGCAACGACCAGCGCCGCGCGCGCGGACAAGCCGCTCGTCATCGCCGGCAAGCAGTACCGTTCGCGCCTGCTGGTGGGCAGCGGCAAGTACCGCGACCTGGACCAGACCCGCGCCGCCACCGAGGCGGCCGGCGCGGACATCGTCACCGTGGCGATCCGCCGCGTGAACATCGGCCAGGACCCGCACGCGCCCAACCTGCTGGAGGCGCTGCCCCCCGCGCGCTACACCATCCTGCCCAACACCGCCGGCTGCTACGACGCGAAGGATGCCGTGTACACGCTGCAGCTGGCGCGCGAACTGCTGAACGGGCACAAGCTCGTGAAATTGGAAGTGCTGGGCGACGACAAGACCCTGTTCCCCAACATGCCGGAAACCCTGCGCGCCGCCGAGGAACTGGTGCGCGACGGCTTCGACGTGATGGTCTACTGCAGCGACGACCCGATCCAGGCGCGCATGCTGGAAGACATCGGCTGCGTGGCGGTGATGCCGCTGGCCTCGCTGATCGGCTCGGGCATGGGCATCCTGAATCCGTGGAACCTGTCGCTGATCATCGAGCAGGCCAAGGTGCCGGTGCTGGTCGATGCCGGGGTCGGTACCGCTTCCGACGCGGCCATCGCGATGGAGCTCGGCTGCGACGGCGTGCTGATGAACAGCGCCATCGCCTTGGCGCACGATCCGGTACGGATGGCGCGCGCGATGCGCCTGGCGGTGGAGGCCGGGCGCGAAGCCTGGCTGGCCGGGCGCATGGCGCGCCGTTTCGCGGCCTCTCCGTCGTCGCCGATGGCGGGACGGGTCTGA
- the thiE gene encoding thiamine phosphate synthase, translated as MKGLYLVTPDWDDTERLLDATHAALEAGAALVQYRHKTASTPLREEQAAALLALCRRHGRPLVINDHVHLCRRLDADGVHVGGTDAAVASVRDALGPGKIVGASCYGNFALALAAQENGASYVAFGGFYPSLVKQYPVTTPPALVARAKAVLRLPVVVIGGMTAERAQPLVALGADMAAAISSVYAAPDPGAAAAEFVRLFQNG; from the coding sequence ATGAAGGGTTTGTACCTGGTGACGCCCGACTGGGACGACACCGAACGCCTGCTGGACGCCACCCACGCCGCGCTGGAAGCCGGCGCCGCATTGGTACAGTACCGCCACAAGACGGCGTCGACTCCACTGCGCGAGGAACAGGCGGCGGCCCTGCTGGCGCTGTGCCGCCGCCACGGCCGGCCGCTGGTGATCAACGACCACGTGCACCTGTGCCGGCGCCTGGACGCCGACGGCGTGCACGTCGGCGGGACCGATGCGGCGGTGGCGTCGGTGCGCGACGCGCTCGGACCGGGCAAGATCGTCGGCGCGTCCTGCTACGGCAACTTCGCGCTGGCGCTGGCGGCACAGGAAAACGGCGCCAGCTACGTCGCCTTCGGCGGCTTTTATCCGTCGCTGGTAAAACAGTATCCGGTGACCACGCCGCCGGCGCTCGTGGCGCGCGCGAAGGCAGTGTTGCGCCTGCCGGTGGTGGTCATCGGCGGCATGACGGCGGAGCGGGCGCAGCCGCTGGTGGCGCTCGGCGCCGACATGGCGGCGGCGATCAGCAGCGTGTATGCGGCGCCGGACCCGGGCGCGGCGGCAGCCGAATTCGTGCGCCTGTTTCAGAACGGATAA